In Salinisphaera sp. T31B1, the following are encoded in one genomic region:
- the pstB gene encoding phosphate ABC transporter ATP-binding protein PstB, with translation MSLTHAADDITGYTIKARRQREQVAAKIEVEGLNFYYDKFHALKNISLEVPTRQTTAFIGPSGCGKSTLLRCFNRIHNLYPGQRTEGTIRMDGYDITDRKLDANLLRSRVGMVFQKPTPFPMSVYDNIAFGVKLYERLSKSEMDERVEWALKRSSLWGEVKDKLKQDGQSLSGGQQQRLCIARTIAVKPEVILLDEPTSALDPISTGAIEELFTELKRDYTLLIVTHNMQQAARISDLTAFMYLGEMVECGDTDMMFTNPRKKRTEDYINGRYG, from the coding sequence ATGAGTCTGACCCACGCCGCCGACGATATCACCGGCTATACCATCAAGGCCCGCCGACAGCGCGAACAGGTGGCGGCCAAGATCGAGGTCGAGGGCCTGAACTTCTATTACGACAAGTTCCATGCGCTGAAGAACATCAGCCTGGAGGTGCCCACCCGCCAGACCACGGCCTTCATCGGCCCGTCCGGCTGCGGAAAGTCGACGCTGCTGCGCTGCTTCAACCGGATCCACAACCTCTATCCGGGCCAGCGCACCGAAGGCACCATCCGAATGGACGGCTACGACATCACCGATCGCAAGCTCGATGCGAACCTGTTGCGCTCGAGGGTCGGCATGGTGTTTCAGAAGCCCACCCCGTTTCCGATGAGCGTCTACGACAACATCGCCTTCGGGGTGAAGCTCTACGAGCGTCTGTCCAAGTCCGAGATGGACGAACGGGTGGAGTGGGCGCTCAAGCGCAGTTCGCTATGGGGTGAGGTCAAGGACAAGCTCAAGCAGGACGGTCAGTCGTTGTCCGGCGGCCAGCAGCAGCGCCTGTGTATCGCCCGCACGATCGCGGTCAAGCCGGAAGTCATCCTGCTGGACGAACCCACCTCGGCGCTGGATCCGATCTCCACCGGTGCGATCGAGGAACTGTTCACAGAGCTCAAGCGCGACTACACCCTGCTGATCGTGACCCACAACATGCAGCAGGCCGCGCGCATCTCCGACCTGACGGCGTTCATGTATCTCGGCGAAATGGTGGAGTGTGGCGATACCGACATGATGTTCACCAACCCGCGCAAGAAGCGCACCGAGGACTATATCAACGGCCGCTACGGCTAA
- the pstS gene encoding phosphate ABC transporter substrate-binding protein PstS produces MFKRLLTAAAVGSLMCASAGAMAQSINGAGATFPYPVYSKWADAYQNETDIGLNYQAIGSGGGIQQISARTVTFGASDAPLKPEELKKNTLVQWPQITGGVVPVVHVEGVDKGGLKLDGKTLADIYQGKIKKWNDKAIAQLNEGVDLPSTNITPVYRAEGSGTNFLFTHYLAQVSDEFKTNIGEGKSVAWPSGVGAKANAGVASQVGQINGAIGYVEYAYAVENDLNVVSMKNKAGKFVTPNIESFKAAAGNADWKDAEGMYLVLTNQPGEGSWPIVGASFILMHTDVKDAEAAKRALAFFDWAYENGDDAATELNYVPIPSNVAELVREQVWSQIKADGKAVWDK; encoded by the coding sequence ATGTTCAAACGTCTTTTGACCGCGGCCGCTGTCGGCAGCCTCATGTGCGCCAGTGCCGGTGCGATGGCCCAGTCCATCAACGGTGCGGGTGCGACCTTCCCGTATCCGGTCTATTCGAAGTGGGCCGATGCCTACCAGAACGAGACGGATATCGGCCTCAACTACCAGGCCATCGGTTCCGGCGGCGGTATTCAGCAGATCAGCGCACGCACGGTGACCTTCGGCGCCTCCGATGCGCCGCTCAAGCCCGAAGAGCTCAAGAAGAACACGCTGGTGCAGTGGCCGCAGATCACCGGCGGCGTGGTGCCGGTGGTGCATGTCGAAGGCGTGGACAAGGGCGGGCTCAAGCTCGACGGCAAGACCCTGGCCGATATCTATCAGGGCAAGATCAAGAAGTGGAACGACAAGGCTATCGCCCAGCTCAACGAAGGCGTCGATCTGCCTTCGACCAACATCACGCCGGTCTATCGCGCCGAGGGCTCGGGCACGAACTTCCTGTTCACCCATTACCTGGCTCAGGTCAGCGACGAGTTCAAGACCAACATCGGCGAAGGCAAGTCGGTGGCTTGGCCGTCGGGCGTGGGTGCCAAGGCCAATGCCGGTGTCGCCAGCCAGGTCGGTCAGATCAACGGGGCGATCGGCTATGTCGAATATGCCTATGCGGTCGAGAACGATCTGAACGTCGTCAGCATGAAGAACAAGGCCGGCAAGTTCGTGACGCCCAATATCGAGAGCTTCAAGGCCGCTGCCGGCAACGCCGACTGGAAGGACGCCGAAGGCATGTACCTGGTGCTGACCAACCAGCCGGGCGAGGGCAGCTGGCCGATCGTGGGTGCGTCTTTCATCCTGATGCACACCGACGTCAAGGACGCCGAGGCCGCCAAGCGGGCGCTGGCCTTCTTCGACTGGGCCTATGAGAACGGCGACGACGCGGCCACCGAGCTCAACTATGTGCCGATCCCGTCGAACGTGGCCGAGCTGGTCCGCGAGCAGGTCTGGAGCCAGATCAAGGCCGACGGCAAAGCGGTCTGGGACAAGTAA
- a CDS encoding entericidin A/B family lipoprotein, protein MNKIAIATLLAVLVGATSLLSACNTMKGAGEDIERAGEGVQDAAG, encoded by the coding sequence ATGAACAAGATCGCAATCGCCACCCTGCTTGCCGTACTCGTCGGCGCAACCAGCCTGCTGTCCGCGTGCAACACCATGAAGGGTGCAGGCGAAGATATCGAACGCGCTGGCGAAGGCGTTCAGGACGCCGCTGGCTAA
- the pstA gene encoding phosphate ABC transporter permease PstA, whose product MASHAFEIRDIGLYRRRRWRNSVFVFACTGATLFGVVWLALIVAELLIQGLPGLSLSVFTERTMMSGGGLGNAIVGSLMMTAAGTVIGTVVGIAAGTWLAEYGRDGKLANVIRFISDILLSAPSIIVGLFIYAVMVQPMGHFSGWAGGVALAIILLPVVVRTTEDQLGLVPQSLREAASALGAHRWLIVTKVCYSGARAGIVTGVLLGCARISGETAPLIFTALNSNQWTTRMNDVMANLPMTLYQNMTINSFIPDLVQLAWTGGLLLTMAILALNIIARFVAR is encoded by the coding sequence ATGGCTAGTCATGCCTTCGAGATTCGCGATATCGGGCTGTACCGGCGTCGGCGCTGGCGCAACAGCGTGTTCGTGTTCGCCTGTACCGGGGCCACGCTGTTCGGCGTGGTGTGGCTGGCGCTGATCGTCGCCGAGCTGCTCATTCAGGGGCTGCCCGGCCTGAGCCTGTCGGTGTTCACCGAGCGCACCATGATGTCCGGCGGCGGCCTGGGCAACGCGATCGTCGGCAGCCTGATGATGACCGCGGCCGGCACCGTCATCGGCACGGTGGTCGGTATCGCCGCCGGCACATGGCTGGCCGAGTATGGGCGTGACGGCAAGCTCGCCAACGTGATCCGTTTCATCAGCGATATCCTGCTCTCGGCGCCGTCGATCATCGTCGGCCTGTTCATCTATGCGGTCATGGTCCAGCCCATGGGCCATTTCTCCGGCTGGGCTGGCGGCGTGGCTCTGGCGATCATCCTGCTGCCGGTGGTGGTGCGCACCACCGAGGACCAGCTCGGGCTGGTGCCGCAGAGCCTGCGCGAAGCGGCGTCGGCGCTGGGGGCTCACCGCTGGCTGATCGTCACCAAGGTCTGCTACTCCGGGGCCCGGGCGGGCATCGTCACCGGCGTGCTGCTGGGCTGTGCGCGTATCAGCGGCGAGACCGCGCCGCTGATCTTCACCGCGCTCAACTCCAACCAGTGGACGACCCGCATGAACGACGTCATGGCGAATCTGCCGATGACGCTCTATCAGAACATGACCATCAACTCGTTCATCCCGGATCTGGTCCAGCTCGCCTGGACCGGCGGGTTGCTGCTGACCATGGCCATTCTGGCCTTGAACATCATTGCGCGCTTCGTCGCGCGCTGA
- a CDS encoding Lrp/AsnC family transcriptional regulator → MTLDRFDRRILEILQADGRISNQALAERVNLSPSPCLRRVRALENAGLIVGYRAMVDARALGYGLTALLLISMDAHTPERFSQFEARVAELPEVRECLLITGQEADYQLRIAVADMDDYQRLLLQHITRIPGVSGVHSSFVLRSVLADRVLPPR, encoded by the coding sequence CTGACCCTGGACCGCTTCGATCGCCGGATTCTTGAGATCCTCCAGGCCGATGGACGGATCAGCAATCAGGCCCTGGCCGAGCGCGTGAATCTGTCACCGTCGCCCTGTCTGCGTCGCGTACGCGCATTGGAGAACGCCGGCCTCATCGTGGGCTATCGCGCCATGGTCGATGCCCGCGCGCTCGGCTACGGGCTGACCGCGTTGCTGCTGATCTCCATGGACGCCCATACCCCCGAACGCTTTTCCCAGTTCGAAGCGCGCGTGGCCGAATTGCCGGAGGTTCGGGAATGCCTGCTGATTACCGGCCAGGAGGCCGATTATCAGCTGCGTATCGCGGTCGCGGATATGGATGATTACCAACGCTTGCTGTTACAGCACATCACCCGTATCCCCGGGGTAAGCGGCGTGCATTCGAGCTTCGTGCTGCGCTCGGTGCTGGCTGATCGCGTCCTGCCGCCCCGCTGA
- a CDS encoding cytochrome c has translation MSRTRGLSAAVVALAGLLSVVCPANAQPPTPSGDSSVDRGQYLATVGNCAGCHTAPGGQPMAGGLHLDSPYGTFITPNITPDADHGIGRWSDDDFWRAMHEGRRPDGSAMYPACPYTSYTHVERADIDALHAYLGQIPPAANDTPDHRLDWPYRYRSLLTVWQWLYFEPGGLADKPQQSPAWNRGRYLVEGLGHCNECHRARGRFGTLQSADDAPGAMIHGWYAPPLADPAQAGLQQWSIKDAAAFLKRGKADHAAMMGPMADVVFDSLQYWSDEDALAAATYLKSLPARDVESPVRLIRLSRDGQRAAMDQGRTLYGKHCADCHGDNGQGGDGAPALAGNRAVTLADPINVANMIRGGGFAPATEGNPQPYGMPPFHGFSDRELAALISYIRGSWGNQASPVTGTNLRR, from the coding sequence ATGAGCCGAACACGCGGTTTGTCCGCGGCAGTCGTCGCGCTCGCCGGCCTGTTGAGCGTGGTCTGCCCGGCCAACGCCCAGCCGCCTACCCCCTCGGGCGATTCGAGCGTCGATCGCGGCCAGTATCTGGCCACCGTGGGCAACTGTGCCGGCTGTCATACCGCGCCTGGCGGCCAGCCGATGGCGGGCGGTCTGCACCTGGACAGCCCGTATGGGACGTTCATCACCCCCAACATCACGCCTGACGCCGACCACGGCATCGGCCGCTGGTCCGACGACGATTTCTGGCGGGCGATGCACGAAGGGCGACGGCCGGACGGCTCGGCGATGTATCCGGCCTGTCCGTACACCAGCTATACCCATGTCGAGCGCGCCGATATCGACGCCCTGCATGCGTATCTGGGCCAGATCCCGCCGGCCGCCAACGACACCCCGGACCACCGGCTGGACTGGCCGTATCGCTATCGCAGCCTGCTCACGGTCTGGCAGTGGCTGTATTTCGAGCCCGGGGGGCTGGCCGACAAGCCCCAGCAGAGCCCTGCCTGGAACCGGGGCCGATATCTCGTCGAAGGCCTCGGCCACTGCAACGAATGCCATCGCGCGCGCGGACGGTTCGGAACGCTGCAGAGCGCCGACGACGCGCCGGGCGCGATGATCCACGGCTGGTACGCGCCGCCGCTGGCCGATCCGGCCCAGGCCGGTCTGCAGCAGTGGTCGATCAAGGATGCAGCGGCCTTTCTCAAGCGTGGCAAGGCCGATCATGCCGCGATGATGGGTCCCATGGCCGATGTCGTGTTCGACAGTCTCCAGTACTGGTCGGACGAGGATGCACTGGCCGCGGCCACCTATCTGAAATCCTTGCCCGCCCGTGACGTCGAATCACCCGTTCGGCTGATCCGTCTGAGCCGGGACGGCCAGCGCGCCGCCATGGATCAGGGCCGTACGCTCTATGGCAAGCATTGCGCCGACTGTCACGGTGACAACGGGCAGGGCGGCGACGGAGCACCGGCTCTGGCCGGCAACCGCGCCGTGACGCTGGCGGATCCGATCAACGTGGCCAACATGATCCGCGGCGGCGGTTTCGCCCCGGCCACCGAGGGCAACCCGCAGCCCTACGGCATGCCGCCCTTCCACGGGTTTTCCGACCGCGAGCTGGCGGCGCTGATCAGCTATATCCGTGGCAGTTGGGGCAACCAGGCCTCGCCGGTCACCGGCACCAATCTGCGCCGATAG
- a CDS encoding 2-isopropylmalate synthase, translated as MTRFDHRKYRPIPRVTGFERTWPDRDLDKAPIWVSEDLRDGNQALLEPMSVEQKKRLWQLLVDVGIKEIMVGFPSASQPDYDFVRWLIDEDQIPDDVTIAALTQSRDHLIDRTFESLEGVPKAIIHLYNSTSTVQRERVFEMDEDGIVQIAVEGAKRVKANADARPHVDWRLEYSPESFSSTEPEFAVRICEAVMDIWQPTPDNRIIFNLPNTVELAGPHHHADQIEYFCQNVKNRDSVIVSVHTHNDRGGAVAAAELCMLAGAERVEGTLLGNGERTGNMDIVILAMNLYGQGIDPGLDLSNPDRIIRVVHECTGIPLHPRHPWVGELVYTAFSGSHQDAIRKSLRKQGGDEPWQVAYLPIDPRDIGRDYQAVIRVNSQSGKGGMAFLLERDFGINLPRWMMLALAPHVQAESERTAGELSSTQIRDLLFAHFARSAPIALVDYGLSRASDGQSLVVTLEQNGEQFTLEGRGNGPMSAFVNAWQSHSGEDVAVVDYSEHALSAGSDANAIAFVQLRSGTVRIPAVAEDADTVSASLKAIIGALNLSREADETGQRGGLTALAS; from the coding sequence ATGACTCGTTTCGACCATCGCAAGTACCGCCCGATACCCCGGGTGACCGGTTTCGAACGGACCTGGCCCGATCGCGATCTCGACAAGGCCCCCATCTGGGTCAGTGAAGATCTGCGTGACGGCAACCAGGCCCTGCTCGAGCCGATGAGCGTGGAACAGAAGAAACGGCTCTGGCAGCTGTTGGTGGATGTCGGTATCAAGGAGATCATGGTCGGCTTTCCGTCGGCCAGCCAGCCCGACTACGACTTCGTGCGCTGGCTGATCGACGAGGACCAGATTCCCGACGACGTCACCATCGCCGCGTTGACTCAGTCGCGCGATCATCTGATCGATCGCACGTTCGAGTCGCTCGAAGGCGTGCCGAAGGCGATCATCCATCTGTACAACTCGACCTCCACCGTGCAGCGCGAGCGCGTGTTCGAGATGGACGAGGACGGCATCGTCCAGATCGCGGTCGAAGGCGCCAAGCGGGTCAAGGCCAACGCCGATGCGCGTCCGCACGTCGACTGGCGGCTGGAGTATTCGCCGGAGAGCTTTTCCTCGACCGAGCCCGAGTTCGCCGTGCGCATCTGCGAGGCGGTCATGGATATCTGGCAGCCCACGCCGGACAACCGGATCATCTTCAATCTGCCGAATACGGTGGAGCTGGCCGGGCCGCATCATCATGCCGACCAGATCGAATATTTCTGCCAGAACGTCAAGAACCGCGACTCGGTGATCGTATCGGTACACACCCATAACGATCGCGGCGGTGCCGTAGCCGCAGCCGAATTGTGCATGCTGGCAGGCGCCGAGCGGGTCGAAGGCACGCTGCTGGGTAACGGTGAGCGCACCGGCAACATGGACATCGTGATTCTGGCGATGAATCTCTACGGCCAGGGCATCGACCCTGGGCTGGATCTGTCCAACCCGGATCGCATCATCCGGGTGGTACACGAATGCACCGGCATTCCGTTGCACCCGCGGCACCCGTGGGTGGGCGAACTGGTCTATACGGCGTTTTCCGGCAGCCATCAGGATGCGATCCGCAAGTCGCTGCGCAAGCAGGGCGGCGACGAGCCCTGGCAGGTGGCCTATCTGCCGATCGACCCGCGCGATATCGGCCGCGACTATCAGGCAGTCATCCGCGTGAACAGCCAGTCCGGCAAGGGCGGCATGGCCTTCCTGCTGGAGCGCGATTTCGGCATCAACCTGCCACGCTGGATGATGCTGGCACTCGCGCCGCATGTTCAGGCCGAAAGCGAACGGACGGCCGGCGAGTTGTCGAGTACCCAGATACGCGATCTGCTGTTTGCGCATTTCGCCCGCAGCGCGCCGATCGCGCTGGTCGACTACGGGCTGAGTCGGGCCTCTGACGGCCAGTCGCTGGTGGTGACGCTCGAGCAGAATGGCGAGCAGTTCACGCTGGAAGGCCGGGGCAACGGGCCGATGTCGGCGTTCGTCAACGCCTGGCAGAGCCATTCGGGCGAGGATGTGGCCGTGGTCGACTATTCCGAGCACGCGCTGTCGGCCGGCTCCGATGCCAATGCCATCGCCTTCGTGCAGCTGCGCTCGGGTACGGTCCGGATACCGGCGGTCGCCGAGGATGCCGATACGGTCAGCGCCTCGCTCAAGGCGATCATCGGCGCGCTGAACCTGTCACGCGAGGCCGACGAAACCGGCCAGCGCGGCGGACTGACGGCCCTGGCGAGCTGA
- the pstC gene encoding phosphate ABC transporter permease subunit PstC, protein MSTPEYPSNMPLGADQHRLRALGRNHRLDLAFQGTTFVFAMLVLVTLFAIIASLAVAGYSTFATFGFDFFTLNRWSANQEIFGALPAIYGTLVSSAIAILIAAPISIGIAVFLTEKCPSKLRQPLATTVELLAGVPSIIYGMWGVQVLAPFLQRYFPSVLPAGTGLFTAGLILAIMIIPFITSVTRDVLMTVPKATRESAYGVGATTWEVTRSILLPSVKGGVVGAIILGLGRALGETMAVTFVIGNNLFFAPTLFGQGTSIAALIANQFPEADGAQRSALLALGLVLFLITLLVLTAARLMLRKMDRAHG, encoded by the coding sequence ATGTCAACGCCTGAATATCCGTCGAATATGCCGCTGGGCGCCGATCAGCATCGGCTCCGGGCGCTGGGCCGCAACCACCGGCTCGATCTGGCCTTCCAGGGCACGACCTTCGTGTTCGCCATGCTCGTGCTGGTCACCCTGTTCGCGATCATCGCTTCGCTGGCAGTGGCGGGCTACTCGACGTTCGCAACCTTCGGATTCGATTTCTTCACCCTCAATCGCTGGTCGGCGAACCAGGAAATCTTCGGCGCGCTGCCGGCGATCTACGGCACCCTCGTGTCGTCGGCTATCGCGATCCTGATCGCAGCGCCGATCTCTATCGGTATCGCGGTATTCCTCACCGAGAAATGCCCGTCGAAGTTGCGCCAGCCCCTGGCCACCACGGTAGAGCTGCTGGCCGGCGTGCCGTCGATCATCTACGGCATGTGGGGTGTGCAGGTGCTCGCGCCGTTCCTGCAGCGGTATTTTCCGAGTGTGCTGCCGGCCGGCACCGGTCTGTTCACCGCCGGGCTGATTCTGGCGATCATGATCATTCCGTTTATCACGTCGGTCACCCGGGACGTGCTCATGACCGTGCCCAAGGCCACCCGTGAATCGGCCTACGGCGTGGGTGCGACCACCTGGGAGGTCACCCGCTCGATCCTGCTGCCGTCGGTCAAGGGCGGCGTGGTCGGTGCGATCATCCTCGGGCTCGGCCGCGCGCTGGGCGAGACCATGGCGGTGACGTTCGTGATCGGCAACAACCTGTTCTTCGCGCCGACGCTGTTCGGCCAGGGCACATCGATCGCAGCCCTCATCGCCAACCAGTTTCCCGAGGCCGACGGGGCCCAGCGCTCGGCGCTGCTCGCACTGGGTCTCGTGCTGTTTTTGATCACCCTGCTCGTGCTCACCGCAGCGCGCCTGATGCTGCGCAAGATGGATCGTGCCCATGGCTAG
- a CDS encoding PLP-dependent aminotransferase family protein produces MALYIDYADEIQRLILDAALTPCERLPSVREVSRRRGLSVSTVLQAYRLLEARGLVEARPRSGYYVSPRNRADPRQPDRPVTTMHAMPSGVPVDRGGLIHEVLEATRSRDLVPMGSAFPDPRLFPLARLRRSIYRGLQHVDAHQSVEDLSPGNAALRRQIAVRYHLDGQHVDPDEIVITNGALEALNLCLQAVTRPGDTVLIESPTFYGALQSIERLGRRAIELPIDPVRGLDPDRLKRQLAVHRPAACWLMPTFQNPTGALVPAAAKQAIVELLAAHEVPLIEDDAYAELYYGARRPPPARVFDRTGNILHCGSFSKSLAPGYRIGWAMPGRYVSCVLRYKLESTLAASLPAQVGIADYLRGTHYDTHLTTLREQLRRRRDGLIDLVRTHFPAGVEFTRPEGGYVMWLRLPQGISARRLYHQALAAGVGIAPGVLFGCDDTFDDHIRLNYGHPSPAALERGIVRLAGILTEQSE; encoded by the coding sequence ATGGCGCTGTATATCGATTATGCCGATGAAATCCAGCGACTGATCCTCGATGCCGCGCTCACCCCGTGCGAACGTCTGCCCTCGGTACGCGAGGTCAGTCGGCGGCGCGGCTTGAGCGTGTCGACGGTGCTTCAGGCCTACCGCTTGCTCGAAGCCCGCGGGCTGGTCGAGGCCCGCCCGCGATCGGGCTACTATGTCAGCCCGCGCAACCGTGCCGATCCACGCCAGCCCGACCGGCCCGTGACGACGATGCATGCGATGCCCTCGGGCGTGCCGGTCGACCGCGGCGGGCTGATCCACGAAGTGCTCGAAGCGACCCGTTCGCGAGATCTGGTACCGATGGGCTCGGCGTTCCCGGATCCGCGGCTGTTTCCACTGGCGCGCCTGCGCCGCTCGATCTATCGCGGCCTGCAGCACGTCGATGCGCATCAGAGCGTCGAGGATCTGTCCCCCGGCAACGCCGCACTTCGCCGTCAGATCGCGGTTCGCTATCACCTGGACGGCCAACACGTCGATCCCGACGAGATCGTGATCACCAACGGTGCGCTGGAAGCACTGAATCTATGCCTGCAGGCCGTGACCCGCCCGGGCGACACGGTGCTGATCGAGTCGCCGACCTTCTACGGCGCGCTGCAATCGATCGAACGCCTAGGGCGCCGTGCCATCGAACTGCCGATCGACCCCGTGCGCGGTCTCGACCCGGATCGGCTCAAACGACAGCTGGCCGTGCACCGCCCGGCCGCCTGCTGGCTGATGCCGACGTTTCAGAACCCGACCGGTGCGCTCGTGCCGGCGGCCGCCAAGCAGGCCATAGTCGAGCTGCTGGCCGCGCACGAGGTTCCCCTGATCGAGGACGACGCCTACGCCGAACTTTATTACGGGGCGCGGCGGCCCCCGCCGGCCCGCGTCTTCGATCGCACCGGCAATATCCTGCATTGCGGCAGCTTCTCGAAGAGCCTGGCGCCCGGCTATCGTATCGGTTGGGCCATGCCGGGCCGCTACGTGTCATGCGTGCTCCGATATAAGCTCGAAAGTACGCTCGCGGCCTCGCTGCCGGCGCAGGTCGGTATCGCCGACTATCTGCGCGGGACACATTACGACACGCATCTGACCACGCTGCGTGAACAGCTGCGCCGCCGCCGCGACGGGTTGATCGACCTTGTACGAACCCACTTTCCGGCCGGCGTCGAGTTCACCCGGCCGGAGGGCGGTTATGTCATGTGGCTGCGACTGCCGCAGGGCATCAGCGCGCGTCGGCTGTACCACCAGGCCCTGGCTGCCGGGGTGGGCATTGCCCCTGGCGTGCTGTTCGGCTGCGACGACACCTTTGACGATCATATCCGCCTGAACTACGGTCACCCATCGCCGGCCGCACTGGAGCGCGGCATCGTACGGCTGGCGGGCATCCTCACCGAGCAGTCCGAATAA
- a CDS encoding c-type cytochrome, producing MPVPRFLLLSALLAWGLIAVTSASARAQAGDDDPMARRLAACTACHGPQGIELEDGYVPRIHGKPAGYLYNQLINYQDYRRRNTSMNHMVAHLSPAYLYEIADYFAGLDTPYPEPAAAPATAVAERGEQLVRHGDTRADIPACAACHGERLTGVQPNTPGLIGLPRQYIMAQLGAWRVGTRHAAAPDCMHTIVGRMGPGDIEAVAAWLASRPIPTDTHPVANAVLDPPLDCGSVPVPERRP from the coding sequence GTGCCTGTTCCAAGGTTTTTGCTGCTCAGCGCCCTGCTTGCCTGGGGTCTGATCGCCGTCACGAGCGCTTCGGCGCGCGCCCAAGCGGGGGACGACGATCCGATGGCCCGGCGGCTGGCGGCCTGTACGGCCTGCCACGGGCCGCAGGGTATCGAACTCGAGGACGGCTACGTGCCTCGTATTCATGGCAAGCCGGCGGGCTATCTCTACAACCAGCTGATCAATTATCAGGACTATCGGCGGCGTAACACGAGCATGAACCATATGGTCGCGCATCTGTCGCCTGCCTATCTCTACGAGATCGCCGATTATTTCGCCGGCCTGGATACACCCTATCCCGAGCCGGCCGCTGCGCCCGCGACCGCTGTGGCCGAACGCGGCGAACAGCTGGTCCGCCATGGTGATACCCGGGCCGATATACCGGCCTGTGCAGCCTGCCACGGCGAGCGGCTGACCGGTGTGCAGCCGAACACGCCCGGGCTCATCGGCCTGCCGCGGCAATACATCATGGCCCAACTCGGCGCCTGGCGGGTCGGCACACGACACGCGGCGGCACCGGACTGCATGCATACGATCGTCGGGCGCATGGGCCCGGGCGATATCGAAGCCGTGGCTGCCTGGCTGGCCTCGCGCCCGATTCCGACCGATACGCATCCGGTGGCAAACGCCGTACTCGACCCGCCGCTGGATTGCGGCAGCGTGCCCGTCCCGGAGCGCCGACCATGA
- a CDS encoding enoyl-CoA hydratase/isomerase family protein, whose product MSEFVQSSVRDGIAHVRLNRPDVLNAMHAPMRDAFIACLAGLNEEPAVAAVVITGAGGRAFSAGQDLDEAVGFAGAARIEAWMRHQGAVIAAVRNMDKPVVAGFNGVATGVGFQIGLAADWRVAYPEARLGQPEVKVGLASIYGSWLMSLHLGLAANQALSLTGDLIDGRRAAALGLVNELVDPAAVEDTAFASAQRMAGVPATAVRLTKARFRQQSQADFEATCDAAVAAQIQAYAGGEPQQRMQAFIDARRARASG is encoded by the coding sequence GTGTCCGAGTTCGTCCAGTCATCCGTTCGCGACGGTATCGCCCATGTCCGGCTGAACCGCCCGGATGTGCTCAACGCCATGCATGCACCCATGCGCGATGCCTTCATCGCCTGTCTGGCCGGGCTCAATGAAGAGCCGGCGGTCGCGGCGGTGGTCATCACCGGTGCCGGCGGGCGCGCGTTCTCGGCCGGCCAGGACCTCGACGAAGCCGTCGGTTTTGCTGGCGCGGCGCGGATCGAGGCCTGGATGCGTCATCAGGGGGCGGTGATCGCAGCCGTACGCAATATGGACAAGCCCGTGGTGGCCGGTTTCAACGGGGTGGCCACCGGCGTGGGTTTTCAGATCGGGCTGGCCGCCGATTGGCGTGTAGCCTATCCCGAGGCCCGTCTCGGCCAGCCGGAGGTCAAGGTCGGGCTGGCCAGTATCTACGGCTCCTGGCTGATGTCCCTGCATCTGGGGCTGGCTGCAAATCAGGCGCTGTCGCTGACCGGCGATCTGATCGACGGCCGCCGGGCAGCTGCGCTGGGCCTGGTCAACGAACTGGTCGACCCAGCTGCCGTGGAAGACACCGCCTTCGCCAGCGCGCAACGCATGGCAGGCGTGCCCGCCACCGCAGTACGCTTGACCAAGGCCCGGTTCCGGCAGCAGAGCCAGGCCGATTTCGAGGCCACCTGTGACGCGGCTGTCGCTGCCCAGATCCAGGCGTATGCCGGCGGCGAGCCTCAACAGCGCATGCAAGCGTTCATCGATGCGCGCCGGGCCCGGGCATCCGGCTGA